In Lactococcus garvieae subsp. garvieae, the following proteins share a genomic window:
- a CDS encoding response regulator transcription factor, producing MKKILIADDDRSILTLLSYNFRQSDFEVTTVSDGKQALDKAKRNHYDLILLDLMMPELSGIEVTEILRKKQNFTPILILTARDDEEMKLTGLNSGSDEYLDKATPMKEIIVRVNALIRRHQHYNKTIENEKSAEKSGIKFDRLELDFTKKVCIFDGQPLELTKREFEILELLIERSGDVISREELLQHFWGISSAAETRTIDVLISKIRKKLDNQFIKTKRGFGYYFSDEKD from the coding sequence ATGAAAAAGATTTTAATTGCGGATGATGATCGTTCGATTTTAACCTTACTTTCTTATAATTTTAGACAGAGCGATTTTGAAGTTACAACTGTCAGTGATGGCAAACAAGCTCTGGATAAGGCTAAGAGAAATCATTACGATTTAATTTTGCTGGATTTAATGATGCCCGAACTCTCTGGTATTGAAGTAACGGAAATTTTGCGAAAAAAGCAAAATTTTACACCTATTTTGATACTCACCGCGCGTGATGACGAAGAAATGAAACTGACTGGTCTTAATTCAGGTTCAGATGAATACTTGGACAAAGCAACACCTATGAAAGAAATTATTGTCCGAGTAAATGCGCTCATTCGACGCCACCAGCACTATAATAAAACGATTGAAAACGAAAAATCCGCGGAAAAATCTGGTATTAAATTTGACCGATTGGAGCTTGATTTCACTAAAAAAGTTTGTATCTTTGATGGACAACCTTTAGAGCTAACTAAACGTGAATTTGAAATTTTAGAACTTTTAATTGAGCGCTCAGGCGATGTGATTTCGCGTGAAGAATTGCTGCAGCACTTTTGGGGGATTTCTTCCGCTGCCGAAACGCGAACTATTGATGTTTTAATCAGTAAAATTCGTAAAAAGTTAGACAATCAATTTATAAAAACAAAACGAGGATTTGGGTACTACTTCTCTGATGAAAAAGATTAA
- a CDS encoding GntR family transcriptional regulator has translation MQRSNVPNYIRIHDAIKEEVEKAVWKIGERLPSERDLAERFGVSRMTARQAVTSLVEEGILERRVGSGTYVASRRVREKMRGTTSFTEIITAQGKTPSTEVLSYLKTLPNEVECEKLEISKEQTIIRMERVRYADQVPICYEVASIPYDVVKSFEKKNITSNFFNTLTQAGYEIERSQQIISAKKVSTEVAEYLKIKSGDAILGLTQISYLADGRAFEYVLSQYVGDRFEFYLER, from the coding sequence ATGCAAAGAAGCAATGTTCCAAATTATATAAGAATTCATGATGCAATCAAAGAAGAAGTTGAAAAAGCAGTTTGGAAGATTGGTGAACGGCTGCCGAGTGAACGAGATTTAGCTGAGCGCTTTGGCGTAAGTCGAATGACTGCGCGGCAAGCAGTAACATCACTTGTCGAGGAAGGAATCTTGGAACGCCGTGTGGGGAGTGGGACGTATGTTGCTAGTCGTCGGGTGCGTGAAAAGATGCGGGGCACAACCTCCTTTACAGAAATTATTACTGCGCAGGGAAAAACACCGTCAACTGAAGTTTTAAGTTACCTCAAAACTTTGCCTAACGAAGTCGAGTGCGAGAAGCTGGAAATTTCGAAAGAACAAACGATTATCCGGATGGAACGTGTGCGCTATGCAGATCAAGTCCCCATCTGTTATGAAGTTGCAAGTATTCCTTATGATGTGGTAAAATCTTTTGAAAAGAAAAATATTACCTCTAACTTTTTTAACACACTGACACAAGCAGGCTATGAAATTGAGCGTAGTCAGCAGATTATTTCCGCTAAAAAAGTCAGTACCGAAGTTGCTGAATATCTTAAGATTAAGTCAGGCGATGCTATTTTAGGCCTTACCCAAATTTCTTATTTGGCCGATGGTCGCGCATTTGAGTACGTCCTGTCTCAGTATGTTGGGGATCGATTTGAGTTTTATTTGGAACGTTAA
- a CDS encoding PLDc N-terminal domain-containing protein, with protein sequence MDIRIIVPLILLACLYLGACFYSIFKSAHVKHLPKWAWALVCIISIPLGGILYFIVGRDTYE encoded by the coding sequence ATGGATATCCGTATCATTGTTCCATTGATTCTACTGGCTTGTCTCTATTTAGGGGCTTGCTTTTACAGTATTTTTAAAAGTGCGCATGTTAAACACCTGCCAAAATGGGCTTGGGCCCTTGTCTGTATCATTTCGATTCCCTTAGGCGGAATTCTTTATTTTATTGTAGGAAGGGACACATATGAATAA
- a CDS encoding sensor histidine kinase: MGTTSLMKKIKLKNIVLSTIIYLVATVILLVFLNIQILKTDTNRVLHTIDTTKTLLAENPNSALPNKFQYLPAGTHNQETAKIEEGADYAQSVSRHSIEITSPIRVDGVITGYLHAEDSRTSPWFTNMMVGGFALIVYLACASYVFVHARRNYLFTQDIVAKIKNIERSPLTQSYLMSENDDKVTLALNSLGEYIQNQILSHSEKKENIYEFIELFQFPIFIYNAKGKIRKTNASFKNEFADTHNLDIFSPYADFLSFLVDKMLNPTTQEKNFYFENINAYYQVRISPLPDLDNRFLVTLLDITAFKRTLNAHNELIANVSHELKTPLTSIKGFAELLKDDTLSEADRHEFSHIISKESSRLIALVQDTLLLTKQNIHIDKKKINLATLVEEILNTSQPLLDEKHLSLQTDIAPISQVTNRQMVHSIFENLIENAIKYTDDYGKIYVGLHQNKKKVVFTVTDNGPGLTEIEKSRIFERFYRVDESRTQVTGTGLGLSIVDKNVRELQGHIEVISVPGKGTTFTVTL; this comes from the coding sequence TTGGGTACTACTTCTCTGATGAAAAAGATTAAGCTAAAAAATATTGTCCTCTCGACAATCATTTATCTTGTTGCGACTGTGATTCTGCTTGTTTTTCTCAACATTCAGATTCTAAAAACAGATACTAATCGTGTCTTGCACACCATTGATACTACGAAAACGCTCCTCGCAGAAAATCCAAATTCTGCGCTTCCTAACAAGTTTCAGTATCTTCCTGCAGGTACACACAACCAGGAGACCGCAAAGATTGAAGAGGGCGCAGACTATGCACAATCTGTTAGCCGTCACTCTATTGAAATTACAAGCCCTATCCGTGTTGACGGTGTGATAACAGGTTACCTTCACGCTGAAGACAGTCGCACTTCACCTTGGTTTACCAACATGATGGTCGGTGGCTTTGCTTTGATTGTTTACCTTGCCTGTGCTTCTTACGTTTTTGTTCATGCCAGACGTAATTATCTTTTCACTCAAGATATTGTCGCTAAAATCAAAAACATCGAACGTAGCCCTCTCACGCAGAGTTATTTGATGAGCGAAAACGATGATAAAGTAACTCTAGCGCTAAATTCTCTGGGCGAATACATCCAAAATCAAATTTTATCGCACAGTGAAAAGAAAGAGAATATTTACGAATTCATTGAACTGTTCCAATTTCCTATTTTCATTTACAATGCTAAAGGAAAAATTCGTAAAACAAACGCTTCGTTTAAAAATGAATTTGCGGATACACACAACCTTGATATTTTCAGCCCTTATGCTGACTTTTTGAGTTTCTTAGTGGATAAGATGCTTAATCCGACAACACAAGAGAAGAACTTTTACTTTGAGAACATTAATGCTTATTATCAAGTACGTATCTCGCCTTTACCAGACTTGGACAACCGCTTCTTGGTTACTTTACTTGATATAACAGCATTTAAGCGAACACTAAATGCCCATAATGAACTGATTGCTAATGTCAGTCACGAACTGAAGACACCTTTAACTTCAATTAAAGGATTTGCTGAGTTACTGAAAGATGACACACTTTCTGAAGCAGACCGTCATGAGTTTTCCCACATTATCAGTAAAGAAAGCTCACGCTTGATTGCACTCGTTCAAGACACGCTTCTTTTAACCAAACAAAATATTCATATCGACAAGAAGAAAATTAATCTTGCCACACTTGTCGAGGAGATTTTAAACACTTCACAACCCTTGCTTGATGAAAAGCACTTGTCACTTCAGACAGATATTGCTCCCATCTCTCAAGTTACCAACCGTCAGATGGTTCATAGCATTTTTGAAAATTTAATTGAAAATGCGATTAAATACACGGATGATTATGGAAAAATCTACGTTGGCCTCCATCAAAACAAGAAAAAAGTTGTTTTCACCGTCACAGATAACGGTCCTGGTTTAACAGAAATTGAAAAATCACGTATTTTTGAACGTTTCTACCGTGTAGATGAAAGCCGTACCCAAGTCACAGGAACTGGTCTAGGCTTGTCTATCGTGGACAAAAACGTCCGAGAACTTCAAGGACACATCGAGGTAATCAGCGTTCCGGGTAAAGGAACGACATTTACTGTTACTTTATAA
- a CDS encoding putative DNA-binding protein, protein MEIEKTNRMNTLFEFYATLLTDKQMNYIELYYADNYSLAEIAEEFNVSRQAVYDNIKRTEKVLEGYEEKLHLFSNYVVRNQLIDELLAEYASDQHLTTQLREIQKIDEDEF, encoded by the coding sequence ATGGAAATCGAAAAAACAAATCGTATGAACACCTTGTTTGAGTTCTATGCGACACTTTTGACGGATAAACAGATGAATTATATTGAACTTTACTATGCGGATAATTATAGCTTAGCTGAGATTGCTGAGGAATTTAATGTTAGTCGTCAAGCTGTATATGATAATATTAAGCGGACAGAAAAAGTATTAGAAGGCTATGAGGAGAAGTTGCATCTTTTTTCTAATTATGTGGTGCGCAACCAGTTGATCGATGAGCTTTTAGCAGAATACGCGTCTGATCAACACTTAACAACACAGTTGCGTGAAATTCAAAAAATTGATGAAGATGAATTTTAA